The Streptomyces aurantiacus genome includes a region encoding these proteins:
- a CDS encoding universal stress protein, with the protein MSVVLGYDESPGAARALRVAIEVSAAFDEPLVLVYGAAAPGAVGEEYGAHHEAVREAGRLALDHAVRAADEAAVRTTVEIIDQKPAQALIDAAARHAARVIVVGSWGESPMRGALLGSTPHKLLHLSSVPVLCVPTEEPGVTA; encoded by the coding sequence ATGTCGGTTGTCCTCGGATACGACGAGTCCCCCGGCGCGGCTCGCGCGCTGCGGGTCGCGATCGAGGTGTCCGCCGCGTTCGACGAACCCCTCGTGCTGGTCTACGGCGCCGCGGCCCCGGGAGCCGTGGGCGAGGAGTACGGGGCGCACCACGAAGCCGTCCGTGAGGCAGGACGCCTCGCGCTCGACCACGCCGTCAGGGCGGCCGACGAGGCCGCGGTACGGACGACGGTCGAGATCATCGACCAGAAGCCGGCACAGGCGCTGATCGACGCCGCGGCGCGCCACGCGGCGCGGGTCATCGTGGTGGGCAGCTGGGGGGAGAGTCCGATGCGCGGGGCCCTGCTCGGCTCGACTCCCCACAAGCTGCTGCATCTGTCGAGCGTCCCGGTCCTCTGCGTCCCGACCGAAGAGCCCGGTGTCACAGCATGA
- a CDS encoding APC family permease gives MANGIPDARPPVGLKANAIGFVDALVIGLNSTSPAYSLAAVIGPIVALVGIYAPGVMIASFVPMLLIASAFYYLNKVDQDCGTTFSWVTRAMGPWAGWLGGWAIAMTGVLVVGSLADVAVSFALLAFGLDSWADNDFVRQLLAVLLILVMTAVCVVGTEVSAKVQNVLILAQVVCLLAFVVVALYRVYAGTSTFDSVEPSLTWLDPFGAGGATLTGALLLGVFIYWGWESAVNLTEEVKDSATAPGKAGIWSTVVLLVTYLSVGFAVVAYAGPAFLAENADEEEFIFALLAGEVMGGWDWVVLLAVSTSALASTQTTIIPASRTALSMARRHALPAHFAHIHPRFRTPDVSTWWVAGIAIAWYLVVNQISTNALFDSLTALSLLISFYYALTGVACAVYYRRHLTESVRHFVLIGLGPLAGAGLLAWLLVESVSDMSDPANSYSGVSWFGLGPPLVIGIGIALTGVVLMAVRRLMSPVFWSERPGVADADLVHGKES, from the coding sequence ATGGCCAACGGCATTCCGGACGCACGCCCACCCGTCGGGTTGAAGGCCAACGCGATCGGGTTCGTCGACGCACTCGTCATCGGGCTCAACTCCACCTCCCCGGCGTACTCGCTGGCGGCGGTCATCGGCCCGATCGTGGCGCTCGTGGGCATCTATGCCCCGGGCGTCATGATCGCCTCCTTTGTGCCGATGCTGCTGATCGCGTCGGCGTTCTACTACCTCAACAAGGTCGACCAGGACTGCGGCACGACCTTCTCCTGGGTCACCCGGGCCATGGGACCGTGGGCGGGCTGGCTCGGCGGCTGGGCCATCGCCATGACCGGTGTCCTGGTGGTCGGCTCGCTCGCCGACGTCGCCGTGAGCTTCGCGCTCCTCGCCTTCGGCCTCGACAGCTGGGCCGACAACGACTTCGTACGCCAACTGCTCGCGGTCCTGCTCATCCTTGTGATGACAGCCGTGTGCGTCGTCGGCACAGAGGTCTCCGCCAAGGTGCAGAACGTCCTGATCCTCGCTCAGGTCGTCTGCCTGCTGGCCTTCGTCGTGGTGGCGCTCTACCGGGTCTACGCCGGCACCAGCACCTTCGATTCCGTCGAACCGTCCCTCACGTGGCTGGATCCCTTCGGGGCCGGAGGCGCGACGCTGACAGGAGCCCTGCTGCTGGGTGTGTTCATCTACTGGGGCTGGGAGTCGGCGGTCAATCTCACCGAGGAGGTCAAGGACTCCGCCACCGCTCCCGGCAAGGCAGGCATCTGGTCGACGGTCGTACTGCTGGTGACCTATCTGTCGGTCGGATTCGCGGTCGTGGCCTATGCCGGGCCGGCCTTCCTCGCCGAGAACGCCGACGAGGAGGAGTTCATCTTCGCCCTGCTCGCCGGCGAGGTGATGGGCGGCTGGGACTGGGTCGTACTGCTCGCGGTGTCGACCTCCGCACTGGCATCGACGCAGACGACAATCATCCCGGCGTCCCGGACCGCCCTGTCCATGGCACGTCGTCACGCGCTGCCCGCGCACTTCGCACACATCCATCCGCGGTTCCGTACACCCGACGTGAGTACGTGGTGGGTCGCCGGCATCGCCATCGCCTGGTACCTGGTCGTCAACCAGATCAGCACCAACGCCCTCTTCGACTCGCTCACCGCGTTGTCGCTGCTCATCTCGTTCTACTACGCCCTCACAGGGGTCGCCTGCGCGGTCTACTACCGCCGCCATCTGACCGAGAGCGTCCGCCACTTCGTCCTCATCGGCCTGGGCCCCCTGGCCGGCGCGGGACTGCTGGCGTGGCTGCTGGTGGAATCGGTCTCCGACATGTCCGACCCCGCGAACTCCTACAGCGGCGTCTCGTGGTTCGGGCTCGGCCCCCCGCTCGTCATCGGCATCGGGATCGCCCTCACAGGCGTGGTCCTCATGGCCGTACGGCGGCTGATGTCACCGGTCTTCTGGTCGGAACGCCCCGGCGTGGCCGACGCCGACCTCGTCCACGGCAAGGAGTCCTGA
- a CDS encoding saccharopine dehydrogenase family protein, with protein MRVLLVGAGGVGTAITKIAARRPFFEHMVVADHDPARAESAVAALGEKGHRFTAARLDASDTAGVRAALAEHGCDVLLNATDPRFVLPLFDAALTHGAHYLDMAMSLSRPHPTRPYQECGVKLGDAQFARSAEWEAADRLALVGMGVEPGLSDVFARYAADFLFDEIEEIGIRDGANLVVDGYDFAPSFSIWTTIEECLNPPVVYEAERGWFTTPPFSEPEIFEFPEGIGPVECVNVEHEEVLLVPRWLKARRVTFKYGLGDEFIDVLQTLHKLGLDRTDPVTVNGSTGKAMVSPRDVVAACLPDPAGLGERMHGKTCAGTWVKGTKSGRPREVYLYHVVDNQWSMREYGSQAVVWQTAINPVAALELIASGAWHGSGVLGPEALPPRPFLDLLTEYGSPWGMREDTVPPGNGTVRPAP; from the coding sequence ATGCGAGTCCTCTTGGTCGGAGCGGGAGGCGTCGGCACCGCCATCACCAAAATCGCGGCGCGTCGCCCCTTCTTCGAGCACATGGTCGTCGCCGACCACGACCCCGCACGGGCCGAGTCGGCCGTCGCGGCACTCGGGGAGAAGGGGCACCGGTTCACAGCGGCCCGGCTCGACGCCTCGGACACCGCGGGCGTACGGGCCGCCCTCGCCGAGCATGGCTGTGACGTCCTGCTCAATGCCACCGATCCCCGTTTCGTACTGCCGCTGTTCGACGCCGCACTCACCCATGGCGCCCACTACCTGGACATGGCGATGTCCCTGTCCCGGCCGCACCCGACCCGCCCCTACCAGGAGTGCGGCGTGAAGCTGGGGGACGCGCAGTTCGCCCGGTCCGCCGAGTGGGAGGCGGCGGACCGGCTCGCGCTCGTGGGCATGGGTGTGGAACCGGGCCTGTCGGACGTCTTCGCCCGCTATGCCGCCGACTTCCTCTTCGACGAGATCGAGGAGATCGGCATCCGTGACGGCGCCAACCTGGTCGTTGACGGATACGACTTCGCCCCGTCGTTCAGCATCTGGACGACCATCGAGGAATGCCTCAACCCACCGGTGGTCTACGAAGCCGAACGGGGCTGGTTCACCACCCCGCCCTTCAGCGAGCCGGAGATCTTCGAGTTCCCGGAAGGCATCGGGCCGGTGGAGTGCGTCAACGTCGAACACGAAGAAGTGCTGCTGGTCCCACGGTGGTTGAAGGCCCGGCGGGTCACCTTCAAGTACGGTCTCGGCGACGAGTTCATCGACGTCCTCCAGACCCTGCACAAACTGGGCCTGGACCGCACCGATCCGGTCACCGTGAACGGCAGCACCGGCAAGGCCATGGTCTCCCCGCGGGACGTGGTCGCCGCCTGTCTGCCCGATCCGGCCGGCCTCGGAGAGCGCATGCACGGCAAGACGTGCGCGGGTACATGGGTCAAGGGAACCAAGAGCGGCCGCCCCCGGGAGGTCTACCTCTACCACGTGGTCGACAACCAGTGGTCGATGCGCGAGTACGGCTCCCAGGCCGTGGTCTGGCAGACCGCCATCAACCCCGTGGCCGCTCTCGAACTCATCGCGTCGGGAGCCTGGCACGGCAGCGGCGTGCTCGGCCCCGAGGCGCTGCCTCCCCGCCCGTTCCTCGACCTGCTGACCGAGTACGGCTCCCCGTGGGGAATGCGCGAGGACACCGTCCCGCCCGGAAACGGCACCGTCCGCCCCGCCCCCTGA
- the secD gene encoding protein translocase subunit SecD, translating into MTRAIRVRAFFALAVLALSLYITLTVPVRLGLDLRGGTQIVLETRDSPTAEADSAATDRTLEVLRHRIDALGVAEPTIARSGENRIIVELPGVQDPREAADVLGRTAQLAFHPVLGTADTGESSPRSRSDGPAGRVLPDESGQPVRLGPSALTGADVDSAEARIDQQGGVGWYVGVSFKGAGSDAWAELTGEAACHPAGDPARRVAIVLDDKVVSSPQVTSTVACRTGITGGSTQISGSFSREEARELGLLINGGALPVPVETVEQRTVGPTLGATAIEASARAAVIGTALTSLFIIGVYRLLGALAALALACYGVISYAALAALGATLTLPGLAGFVLAIGMAVDANVLVFERAREEYATRRQRGLRAALTAGFRNAFSAIADSNITTLIAAGLLFFLASGPVRGFGVTLGIGVLASMLSALVITRVLADYAVARRSVRNRPRLTGIADTGRVRDWLVRRNPDLMRRRRVWLAASAAALVLATSGIAVRGLNFGVEFTGGRLLEYSASAPVDADRARDALADAGLPRAVVQTSGDGGLTVRTDQLSNAEAAKVDAAIGDLADDAEKVRDELIGPSLGDELRRGALIALATALAAQLLYLAVRFRWAFGASAVAAMAHDALILVGVFAWLGKPIDGVFLAALLTVIGYSVNDSVVVFDRIRELSADKRRTGFSGLANTAILQTLPRTVNTGMGAVFILATLTLLGGDSLTDFALALLIGIVVGTYSSMFTAAPLAIELHARSSPPPGPTHEPAPRGAAVT; encoded by the coding sequence TTGACGCGCGCCATCCGCGTGCGGGCGTTCTTCGCCCTGGCCGTACTCGCCCTCTCGCTGTACATCACCCTGACCGTGCCGGTCCGTCTCGGACTCGATCTGCGGGGTGGCACACAAATCGTGCTGGAAACCCGCGACTCCCCCACCGCCGAGGCCGACTCCGCGGCCACCGACCGAACTCTGGAGGTCCTGCGCCACCGCATCGACGCCCTCGGCGTCGCCGAGCCCACCATCGCCCGTTCCGGAGAGAACCGGATCATCGTCGAGCTTCCCGGTGTCCAGGACCCGCGCGAGGCCGCCGACGTCCTCGGCCGCACGGCCCAACTCGCCTTCCACCCGGTCCTCGGCACCGCCGACACCGGTGAGTCCTCACCGCGGTCGCGGTCCGACGGCCCGGCCGGCCGCGTCCTGCCCGACGAATCCGGACAGCCCGTGCGCCTCGGCCCCTCGGCGCTCACCGGCGCGGACGTCGACAGCGCCGAGGCACGCATCGACCAGCAGGGCGGAGTCGGCTGGTACGTCGGGGTCAGCTTCAAGGGGGCGGGCAGCGACGCCTGGGCCGAGCTGACCGGCGAGGCGGCATGTCACCCGGCCGGCGACCCGGCCCGCCGCGTCGCCATCGTCCTGGACGACAAGGTCGTCTCCTCCCCCCAGGTCACCTCCACCGTCGCCTGCCGTACGGGCATCACCGGAGGGTCCACCCAGATCAGCGGCTCCTTCAGCCGGGAGGAAGCCCGCGAACTGGGCCTCCTCATCAACGGCGGCGCACTGCCGGTACCGGTCGAGACCGTCGAGCAGCGCACCGTCGGCCCCACCCTGGGCGCCACAGCCATCGAGGCCAGCGCCCGGGCCGCCGTCATCGGCACCGCGCTGACCTCGCTGTTCATCATCGGCGTCTACCGGCTCCTCGGCGCCCTCGCCGCCCTGGCCCTGGCCTGCTACGGAGTCATCTCCTACGCGGCGCTGGCCGCACTCGGCGCCACCCTCACTCTCCCGGGACTCGCGGGATTCGTCCTCGCCATCGGCATGGCGGTCGACGCCAACGTCCTCGTCTTCGAACGCGCCCGAGAGGAATACGCGACCCGTCGGCAAAGGGGCCTGCGCGCCGCCCTCACGGCCGGATTCCGCAACGCCTTCAGCGCCATCGCCGACTCCAACATCACCACGCTCATCGCCGCCGGTCTGCTCTTCTTCCTCGCCTCCGGGCCCGTCCGCGGCTTCGGTGTCACCCTGGGCATCGGCGTCCTCGCATCCATGCTCAGCGCCCTGGTGATCACGCGTGTCCTCGCGGACTACGCGGTCGCCCGACGATCCGTACGAAACCGTCCACGACTGACCGGCATCGCGGACACCGGAAGGGTCCGCGACTGGCTCGTCCGCCGCAATCCCGACCTGATGCGCCGTCGGCGCGTCTGGCTGGCCGCGTCCGCCGCCGCCCTCGTCCTGGCCACCTCCGGCATCGCGGTCCGAGGGCTCAACTTCGGCGTCGAGTTCACCGGGGGACGACTCCTCGAATACTCCGCCTCCGCGCCGGTCGACGCCGATCGTGCCCGGGACGCTCTGGCCGATGCCGGTCTGCCCCGCGCGGTCGTGCAGACCTCCGGGGACGGGGGCCTCACCGTACGCACCGATCAGCTGTCGAACGCGGAGGCGGCGAAGGTGGACGCGGCGATCGGCGACCTCGCCGACGATGCCGAGAAGGTCCGCGACGAGCTCATCGGCCCCAGCCTCGGGGACGAGCTGCGCCGGGGAGCTCTCATCGCCCTCGCCACGGCCCTCGCGGCCCAGTTGCTGTATCTCGCCGTTCGGTTCCGCTGGGCCTTCGGCGCGTCCGCGGTCGCCGCGATGGCTCACGACGCGCTGATCCTCGTCGGCGTCTTCGCCTGGCTCGGCAAGCCGATCGACGGAGTGTTCCTCGCCGCGCTGCTGACCGTGATCGGATACTCGGTCAATGACTCCGTCGTCGTCTTCGACCGCATCAGGGAACTGTCGGCCGACAAGAGGAGGACAGGCTTCTCGGGCCTCGCCAACACGGCGATCCTGCAGACCCTCCCCCGTACCGTGAACACCGGAATGGGCGCGGTGTTCATCCTCGCCACCCTCACCCTGCTGGGCGGCGACTCACTGACCGACTTCGCGCTCGCCCTGCTCATCGGCATCGTCGTCGGCACCTACTCCTCGATGTTCACCGCGGCACCCCTGGCCATCGAACTGCACGCCCGCAGCTCCCCGCCGCCCGGCCCCACGCATGAACCAGCCCCACGCGGCGCAGCCGTGACGTAG